Proteins encoded within one genomic window of Microtus ochrogaster isolate Prairie Vole_2 linkage group LG4, MicOch1.0, whole genome shotgun sequence:
- the Ralbp1 gene encoding ralA-binding protein 1 has protein sequence MTECFLPPTSSPSEHRRAEHGSGLTRTPSSEEISPTKFPGLYRTGEPSPPHDLLHEPPDTVSDDEKDHGKKKGKFKKKEKRTEGYAAFQEDSSGDEAESPSKMKRSKGIHVFKKPSFSKKKEKDFKIKEKPKEEKHKEEKHKEKKSKDLTAADVVKQWKEKKKKKKPIQEPEVAQVDVPSVRPIFGVPLADAVERTMMYDGVRLPAVFRECIDYMEKHGMKCEGIYRVSGIKSKVDELKAAYDREESPNLEEYEPNTVASLLKQYLRDLPENLLTKELMPRFEEACGRTTEMEKVQEFQRLLKELPECNHLLISWLIVHMDHVIAKELETKMNIQNISIVLSPTVQISNRVLYVLFTHVQELFGTVVLKQVTRPLRWSNMATMPTLPETQAGIKEEIRRQEFLLNCLHRDLQGGIKDLSKEERLWEVQRILTALKRKLREAKRQECETKIAQEIASLSKEDVSKEEMNENEEVINILLAQENEILTEQEELLAMEQFLRRQIASEKEEIERLRAEIAEIQSRQQHGRSETEEYSSESESESEDEEELQVILEDLQRQNEELEIKNNHLNQAVHEEREAIIELRVQLRLLQMQRAKSEQQLQEDEEPERRGGTGPPPCDGVLEVKAAKEQVKPSPSKDRKETPI, from the exons ATGACCGAGTGCTTCCTGCCCCCCACCAGCAGCCCCAGTGAACACCGCAGGGCAGAGCATGGCAGCGGGCTGACTCGAACCCCCAGCTCTGAGGAGATCAGCCCTACAAAATTTCCTGGATTGTACCGGACGGGTGAGCCCTCGCCTCCTCATGACCTCCTCCATGAGCCTCCTGATACAGTGTCGGATGATGAGAAAGAccatgggaagaaaaaaggaaaatttaagaaaaaggaaaaaagga CTGAAGGCTATGCTGCCTTCCAGGAAGATAGCTCTGGAGATGAAGCCGAAAGTCCATCCAAGATGAAGAGGTCCAAGGGAATCCATGTGTTCAAGAAGCCCAGCTTCTctaaaaagaaggagaaggattttaaaatcaaagaaaaacccaaagaagaaaagcataaagaagaaaagcacaaagaaaagaaatctaaagaCTTGACAGCAGCTGATGTTGTTaaacagtggaaggagaagaagaaaaagaaaaagccaattCAGGAGCCAGAGGTAGCTCAGGTTGACGTTCCGAGTGTCAGACCCATTTTTGGTGTGCCCTTGGCTGACGCGGTAGAGAGGACCATGATGTACGACGGTGTGCGCTTGCCAGCTGTCTTCCGTGAGTGCATAGATTACATGGAGAAGCACGGCATGAAGTGCGAAGGCATCTACAGAGTTTCAG gAATCAAATCAAAGGTAGATGAGCTAAAAGCGGCCTATGACCGAGAGGAGTCTCCAAACTTGGAAGAATATGAGCCTAACACTGTAGCCAGTTTGCTGAAGCAGTATTTGCGAGACCTTCCAGAGAATTTGCTTACCAAAGAGCTTATGCCCCGATTTGAAGAGGCTTGTGGGAGGACCACGGAGATGGAGAAAGTACAGGAATTCCAGCGCTTGCTCAAGGAACTGCCAGAATGTAACCATCTTCTGATTTCCTGGCTCATTGTGCACATGGACCACGTCATTGCGAAGGAGCTAGAGACGAAAATGAATATCCAGAACATCTCCATAGTACTTAGCCCGACCGTCCAG ATCAGCAACCGTGTCCTGTATGTGCTCTTCACACATGTGCAAGAGCTCTTTGGCACTGTGGTCCTAAAGCAAGTGACAAGACCTCTGCGTTGGTCCAACATGGCTACAATGCCCACACTGCCAGAGACCCAGGCAGGCATCAAGGAAGAGATCAGGAGACAG GAGTTTCTTTTGAATTGTTTACATCGAGATCTGCAGGGTGGGATAAAGGACTTATCTAAAGAGGAAAGATTATGGGAAGTACAAAGGATTCTGACTGCCCTCAAGAGAAAACTGAGGGAAGCTAAAAGACAA GAGTGTGAAACCAAGATTGCACAGGAGATAGCCAGTCTTTCGAAAGAGGACGtttccaaagaagaaatgaatgaaaatgaggaagTTATAAATATCCTCCTTGCCCAG GAGAATGAGATCTTGACTGAGCAGGAGGAGCTCCTGGCCATGGAGCAGTTTCTGCGACGTCAGATTgcttcagagaaggaagagattgAGCGCCTCCGAGCTGAGATTGCAGAAATCCAGAG TCGCCAGCAGCACGGCCGGAGCGAGACCGAGGAGTACTCCTCTGAGAGTGAAAGTGAGAGCGAGGATGAGGAGGAGCTGCAGGTCATCCTGGAAGACTTACAGAGACAGAACGAAGAGCTAGAA ATAAAGAACAACCACCTGAACCAGGCAGTCCATGAGGAGCGGGAGGCCATCATTGAGCTGCGTGTGCAGCTCCGACTGCTCCAGATGCAGCGAGCCAAGTctgagcagcagctgcaggaggacGAGGAGCCTGAGAGGCGAGGGGGCACAGGCCCTCCGCCCTGTGATGGTGTCCTCGAGGTCAAAGCAGCTAAGGAGCAGGTGAAGCCCTCCCCCAGCAAAGACCGGAAGGAGACGCCCATCTGA